In Spinacia oleracea cultivar Varoflay chromosome 5, BTI_SOV_V1, whole genome shotgun sequence, a single window of DNA contains:
- the LOC130461721 gene encoding uncharacterized protein: MGIERDVKRVFVGVAYRVVQLFACLDKISYIQWALDSEYILCGLYKKPTIQVWSITQPEWTCKIDEGPAGIAYARWSPDSRHILTTSDFQLRLTVWSLLNTACVHVRWPKHPFKGVSFTRDGKFAAVCTRRDCKDYINLLSCDSWEIMGVFAVDTLDLADVEWSPDDSSIIVWDSLLEYKVLIYTPGGRCLLKYQAYESGLGVKSVSWSPCGQFLAIGSYDQMLRVVNRLTWKTFAEFLHLPNVRGSSCAIVFKEEDEQPQLDITGLRLSGDPYENNLGKGPKEGWYDGESIVFALLLVIFVTGTITFLAAVEAVLVLVVAYSASTIAAAGVLGVGCTPDLQSVLQGVGWGVCSQCLVVKELSVLL, encoded by the exons CCTACAGG GTGGTGCAGTTATTTGCATGCTTAGATAAGATAAGCTACATTCAGTGGGCCTTGGATTCTGAATACATACTATGTGGTCTATATAAAAAACCGACTATACAAGTATGGTCAATAACTCAACCTGAATGGACCTGTAAAATAGATGAAGGTCCAGCTGGTATTGCTTATGCTAGGTGGAGTCCTGATAGTCGTCACATACTCACTACGTCAGACTTCCAATTAAGATTGACAGTTTGGTCATTACTGAACACTGCTTGTGTACACGTAAGATGGCCAAAGCATCCTTTCAAGGGGGTTTCATTCACCCGAGATGGCAAGTTTGCTGCAGTATGCACAAGACGTGATTGCAAGGACTACATTAATCTGTTGTCTTGCGATTCTTGGGAGATAATGGGTGTTTTTGCTGTTGACACATTGGATTTGGCTGATGTAGAGTGGTCACCTGATGATAGTTCTATCATTGTATGGGATTCACTTCTTGAATACAAG GTCCTGATTTACACCCCTGGTGGACGGTGTTTATTGAAGTATCAGGCATATGAAAGTGGTTTGGGTGTCAAGAGTGTTTCATGGTCTCCGTGTGGTCAATTTCTTGCCATTGGAAGTTATGATCAGATGTTGCGTGTTGTTAATCGTCTAACATGGAAAACTTTTGCTGAATTCTTGCACTTACCTAATGTTCGTGGTTCCTCTTGTGCAATTGTCTTTAAG GAGGAAGACGAGCAGCCCCAGCTTGATATCACTGGGTTGCGTTTGAGTGGTGATCCTTATGAAAACAATTTAGGTAAG GGTCCAAAGGAAGGATGGTATGATGGAGAAAGCATTGTTTTTGCGCTACTGCTTGTCATATTTGTTACTGGTACGATTACT TTTTTGGCTGCTGTTGAGGCCGTTTTGGTGTTGGTTGTAGCCTACTCAGCTTCTACAATTGCTGCTGCAGGAGTGTTGGGTGTGGGTTGTACTCCTGATCTGCAGTCTGTTCTACAGGGAGTGGGCTGGGGTGTGTGCAGTCAG TGTTTGGTTGTTAAGGAGTTGTCTGTACTCCTTTAA